One window of the Hypanus sabinus isolate sHypSab1 chromosome 13, sHypSab1.hap1, whole genome shotgun sequence genome contains the following:
- the LOC132403384 gene encoding testis-expressed protein 26-like — MQNVRKGGCVKAMQHIKKNNRGSQRRTGLKEKPDCPVVTAPFNPFESIYRQDYGFPNRVKLESFRRRAWYEQKRNIPHPDEIFMLHHINRKEIKKVPDPIMYWDRRLTEKEICEILGGDFSTEYQCKFSAGNKQQVLKSTLPRPVKPEKKIPHPLITEFRDQYRSPFLNKDFLVDTSRYGSNATRGIPPKGIVPAVTYAHIKTQETRKNPTTYQEYYGNVYEGLASFLRSVDIESLDRELQNSDPNERKALRRFLKCVTSNCAPQPKELKIC; from the coding sequence ATGCAGAATGTTAGAAAGGGAGGCTGTGTAAAGGCAATGCAACACATCAAGAAAAATAATAGAGGAAGCCAAAGAAGGACTGGGCTGAAGGAGAAACCAGATTGTCCAGTAGTCACGGCCCCTTTTAATCCATTTGAATCTATCTATCGTCAGGATTATGGTTTTCCAAACCGTGTGAAATTAGAATCTTTCCGCAGGAGAGCTTGGTATGAACAGAAAAGGAATATACCTCACCCTGATGAAATATTCATGTTGCATCATATAAATCGAAAAGAGATCAAAAAGGTGCCTGACCCTATAATGTACTGGGACAGACGCCTAACTGAAAAGGAAATATGTGAAATACTCGGAGGAGATTTCAGCACTGAATACCAGTGCAAGTTTTCAGCAGGGAATAAACAGCAAGTACTAAAATCTACTCTTCCTAGACCAGTTAAACCAGAGAAAAAAATCCCTCATCCACTCATCACAGAATTCCGTGATCAATATCGATcacctttcttaaacaaggaCTTCTTAGTTGATACTTCCCGTTATGGTAGCAATGCTACAAGAGGTATTCCACCGAAAGGAATAGTTCCAGCTGTGACATACGCTCATATTAAAACTCAGGAGACCAGGAAAAACCCAACCACTTATCAAGAGTACTATGGGAATGTCTATGAAGGCCTTGCTTCATTCCTTAGGTCTGTGGATATTGAATCACTAGACAGAGAACTGCAAAATTCAGATCCAAATGAGAGGAAAGCACTGAGAAGGTTTTTGAAATGTGTGACCTCAAATTGTGCACCTCAACCAAAGGAATTAAAGATCTGTTAA